The Gemmatimonadota bacterium genome contains the following window.
GCTCAACCGGCCAGACAAACGGAATGCCCAGTCGCTCGAGATGTGGCGGGAGCTCAAGGCCGTCGGGGTGGCCCTCGAGGACGATCCGGAGGTTCGGGTCGTCGTCGTCTCGGGTGAGGGCCATTCGTTTTCCGCCGGCATCGATCTGAGCGTGCTGTTCGGCCAGAGCCAGGCCACGCCCGAGCACCCGCTCCCGGACGTGGCGGAGGTGCAGTTGGCGTTTACCTGGCTCCGGGATGCCCGGTTCGCCACCATTGCCATGGTCCACGGCCACGCGTTAGGCGCCGGGATGCAGCTGGCCCTGGCGTGCGATCTTCGGATTGCCACCGACGACGCGGTGTTCGGCCTGCCGGAGGTCAATTTCGGGATCCTGCCCGATCTCGGCGGGTGCGCCTGGCTCCCGGAGCTGGTGGGCCCCGCCAAAGCCAAGGAACTGATTTTTCTGGGCGACCGGTTCGATGCCGACACCGCCCTCCGGCTCGGGATCGTCAATCAACTGACCAGCGCCGCTACCCTCGAGGCGGTAACCACAGCCCTCGCCGAACGGATCGCCAACCAGGCCCCCTTGGCCATTGGGGCCACCAAACGGGCTATTCGGGCG
Protein-coding sequences here:
- a CDS encoding enoyl-CoA hydratase/isomerase family protein; translation: LNRPDKRNAQSLEMWRELKAVGVALEDDPEVRVVVVSGEGHSFSAGIDLSVLFGQSQATPEHPLPDVAEVQLAFTWLRDARFATIAMVHGHALGAGMQLALACDLRIATDDAVFGLPEVNFGILPDLGGCAWLPELVGPAKAKELIFLGDRFDADTALRLGIVNQLTSAATLEAVTTALAERIANQAPLAIGATKRAIRAAETSSEAALRTSASEVRKLLVSKDFKEATGAAAARHAAKQQVVDALRQA